From a region of the Cherax quadricarinatus isolate ZL_2023a chromosome 77, ASM3850222v1, whole genome shotgun sequence genome:
- the LOC128701977 gene encoding protein starmaker — translation MENRRKTFSMIYRTTTSIQPSGKNSNDLESVQSPLLSPDSSVTASDYGTGSSKDGKSTSFLKTTTTQGLSHSFNQSYTTEVHWQVHKAKQALNTSSIDTSLEDFEGSSDNGNKASAGECSYAATVDDNYDYYDDVFDNDNVSDTDMSSRDTESTLKTTSDTDKEDRSQDYAALREIDGINADPRLSVSGNYFQERYTIDYNHCGWRELELFFRQDNLDESQASSETHSMTNAMKSKGNLTVIETTDISETDASEMDLYGAETDISENELGQAEFANKKTDLKGISSLEIDSRKKECDTRELEISNRYEMYVDKDFNTEFDETGIGDRTNIDTEIEDADAMRTDMEEGDMEVPDTEETDTEIPDTEETDTDREENDYPSLTSNTYEDKDTCSRTSLYSNTESAKDAEDDRPNAHGSHNKQIKSIKPFHGELELEKPEQQVRPKWQKSPAKQEVESPDREKKCQTSRRFWSRSTTGDRELTVHLRRLPETPSSRESTSLERDSTSLRSESTSMWESATHPTTRELTSAMREISVMRSRLANLRKIIHDKNEEIRELKFRMKVEKTNARSRELVMQREKQIKKGIEVVSSAELSHLRRELTALRQEKDRLRAELATKAAVERDRAVELRKMKQEHERKLKMVRLEARREEVRENHELSHLQKTIMAKDKELRERQQTIHKLECEKLYLGEEIYRITGVEEAFWSDHTLVSDFCFQEI, via the exons ATGGAAAATCGACGGAAAACATTCAGCATGATTTACAGGACAACAACATCAATACAACCGTCAGGCAAAAACAgtaatgacttggagagtgtccAGTCTCCTTTGCTCTCACCAGATTCCTCCGTCACAGCTTCCGATTATGGGACTGGATCGTCAAAAGATGGGAAATCAACTTCATTCCTCAAAACTACTACAACCCAAggtctctcccactctttcaacCAGAGCTACACGACAGAGGTCCACTGGCAGGTACACAAGGCTAAACAAGCTCTCAACACCTCCAGTATTGACACATCCTTGGAGGACTTCGAAGGATCGTCTGATAATGGCAACAAAGCAAGTGCTGGTGAGTGTAGCTATGCCGCTACAGTCGACGATAACTACGATTACTATGATGACGTGTTTGATAACGATAACGTAAGCGACACTGATATGAGCAGCCGCGACACAGAATCTACGTTGAAAACCACCAGCGATACTGACAAGGAGGACAGAAGCCAAGATTACGCGGCTTTAAGAGAAATAGATGGAATAAATGCGGATCCCAGACTTAGTGTGAGTGGGAACTACTTTCAAGAAAGATATACCATTGACTACAACCACTGTGGATGGAGGGAACTTGAACTGTTTTTCAGGCAAGATAATCTTGATGAATCACAGGCAAGTAGTGAAACTCACTCCATGACTAACGCAATGAAATCTAAAGGAAACCTGACAGTTATTGAAACGACAGACATTAGTGAAACAGATGCCAGCGAAATGGATTTATACGGAGCCGAAACGGATATAAGTGAGAATGAATTAGGCCAAGCAGAGTTTGCTAATAAGAAAACAGATCTTAAAGGCATTTCCTCCTTAGAAATAGATTCAAGGAAAAAAGAGTGTGATACAAGAGAACTAGAAATCTCAAATCGCTACGAAATGTACGTTGATAAGGATTTCAATACAGAATTTGATGAAACGGGCATAGGAGATAGAACAAATATCGACACAGAAATAGAAGATGCAGACGCAATGAGAACAGACATGGAAGAGGGTGACATGGAAGTACCAGACACGGAGGAAACAGACACGGAAATACCAGATACTGAagaaacagacacagacagagaagAAAACGACTATCCGTCCCTTACCTCCAACACATATGAAGACAAAGATACGTGTAGCCGAACAAGTCTCTACTCCAACACGGAATCAGCCAAGGATGCTGAGGATGACAGACCAAACGCTCATGGAAGTCACAATAAGCAAATAAAATCCATCAAACCTTTCCACGGTGAGTTGGAGTTAGAGAAACCCGAGCAGCAAGTGCGGCCCAAGTGGCAGAAATCGCCAGCAAAACAAGAAGTAGAATCTCCGGATCGCGAGAAGAAATGCCAGACATCTCGGCGCTTTTGGTCACGATCGACCACCGGCGATAGGGAATTAACTGTCCACCTGAGGCGCCTACCAGAGACACCGTCATCAAGAGAGTCAACATCCCTGGAACGCGATTCCACGTCCCTCAGAAGCGAATCGACGTCGATGTGGGAATCGGCGACGCATCCGACGACGCGGGAGCTGACGTCAGCGATGCGGGAGATATCGGTGATGCGATCGCGGTTGGCCAACTTGCGTAAGATCATCCACGACAAGAACGAGGAGATCAGAGAGCTCAAGTTTCGCATGAAAGTCGAGAAGACCAATGCGAGATCCCGCGAGCTGGTGATGCAGAGAGAGAAACAG ATCAAGAAGGGTATCGAGGTAGTTTCGTCAGCGGAGCTGTCTCACCTTCGTCGCGAGCTGACTGCTCTTCGTCAGGAAAAAGATCGCCTTAGGGCCGAGCTAGCGACGAAGGCGGCGGTGGAAAGAGATCGGGCAGTGGAGCTGCGGAAAATGAAGCAGGAACACGAAAGGAAACTGaagatggtgaggctggaggcgcggagggaggaggtgagagagAACCATGAACTCTCACACCTTCAGAAGACCATCATGGCCAAAGATAAG